The Chryseobacterium indologenes genomic sequence CTAAAGCCTGAGCTTTTGTTCCTCCAAAGTACGTTGTATATTCTCCGGTACAAGAAAGAGCCAGTCTGAAAGTTCTTAATTTTGCGTCATCTGCGTTAGGCCTTGCTGCAAGACTTGAATTGCTTACTCCTTTTTGAGCTGCATCAATTACAGTACATTCAAATTTGTTAAGATCTTCTTTCTTATCTGATTTTTTATAAACCACATAGGTTGAAAGGTCTTTTGAATAAGGTTCGATAAATACTGCTGATTTGTCGCCGTAGATCTCCATAGAAGATAAACCTAATGATGAAATACTGAAATATACCGTAGAGTTCGGATCATCCAGGCCTTGGCCTACATAAGATTTGATGTCCGGATATTTTGCTGCCAGCTCGGGAGCAAAGTTGGAATTCTCTCTCACCTTAAAGTTTTCCATTCTGCCATCAGAATTTGGAAAAGAAATGATGAGTTCTGATTTTTCGCCCACTGCCAATCTTTTTGGAGCTTTAGCAAGAGCGCTTTTTAATCCGTTGATGTTCAGGCTGTAAACCTTAGGGTTTGTAATGCCGGATTTGTTTTCAAAGATCTCTGCTGAGCTTTTTCTGGAGTTTTCAGACCAAAGACGGTCAGTCTGTGCGAAAGAAACGCCCGTAATGAGGAGCATCCCAATCAGGGTTAATTGTTTTTTCATATTAAATGTAAATTTTGGTTGTGGAATACCAAAACTAATGAAAAATACGTTACGAAAAACATAATTTTTTAAGAATAATTTAGAATGCCGCTTTAAAATATTATGCAATACATTGAATGTAATTGAAAAAGCTTATTAACACAAGAAAACTGAAAAACCTAAATTGGATTTTAATTTCAATAAAAATAAAATTGATGGATATTGTTAGTAATTTATTAAAATGAGACAATAATATTTATGAAATAATTAAAATATCACTGCTAAAATTAGCATTATAATATTGTGTTGCATTGCAGAAGTGCTTGATTTGATGCTAAAAAAAGCTGCTTCAAAATGAAACAGCTTAGTTTTTTTATCATCCAAAATTAGATTCTATCATCCGCAGTAGGGCCATAAAGTCCCGGAACTGTATTCCCGGTTGATCGCAAATATACTACCAGCTCTCCTCTGTGATGATACAAATGATTGTAAAGAAAACCTCTTATAACCTGTACTTTAGGAGAGGGAGGAAAAAGAATATTTCCGTTCATCACCATTTTCCATTCGTTAAAGTATGTATTTTCATCAGAATCTTCAAGCACTTTTTGTGCCTTGGCGACATTTTCTTCAAATTTTGCAAGAATATTTTCAGCTTTGGAAATATCCCCTTTGTCATACACATATAAACCCATATCAAAGGTATCCTGATTGAAAGTGGGCTCATACCAATTGTATACTTCTGCAATATGAGAGGCCAGCTGACCGGTAGTCCAGTTCTTTTCAGATGGTTTCCAGTCTAAAGCGCTGTCAGGGATTGCTTTTAAAATTTTCCTGGTGTTTTCCGCTTCATGCAGAAACTCACCTAAAAGTGCCTGTTTAATCATTTGTATAGAGAGATTAAGATTATTTAGTAATATCTCTTCCGATCACCAGTCTCTGGATTTCAGAAGTTCCTTCTCCGATAGTACAAAGCTTAGAATCTCTGTAGAATTTTTCAGCAGGGAAATCTTTTGTATATCCATATCCTCCGAAGATCTGAACCGCATTGTTGGCAATTCTTACACAAGCCTCAGAAGCATATAATTTTGCCATGGCACCTTCTTTTGTCATTTTCTGCTTAGCATTTTTTAAGGTAGCAGCTCTTTGAATCAGAAGTTCCGCAGCATCAATTTCTGTGGCCATATCCGCCAGCATAAAGTTGATTGCCTGGAATTCAGAGATTGCTTTTCCAAACTGATGTCTTTCTTTAGCATATTTTAAAGCAGCTTTGTAAGCACCTCTTGCTGTACCTAAACTTAAGGCAGCGATAGAAATTCTCCCTCCGTCCAAAATTTTCATTGCTTGTTTGAAACCTTCACCTACTTCACCTAAACGATGAGAATCCGGTACACGGACATTATCAAAAATAAGTTCAGCTGTTTCTGAGGCACGCATTCCGAGTTTATTTTCTTTCTTTCCGGAAGTAAAGCCCGGCATTCCTTTTTCTAAAACAAAAGCTGTAGAATTGTTTTTTGCTCCTTTTTCTCCTGTTCTTGTCATGACTACAGCAATATCTCCTGAAATAGCATGCGTAATAAAATTTTTAGCACCGTTGATGATCCAGTCATCGCCGTCTTTTACGGCTGTGGTAGACATACCTCCTGAATCCGAACCTGTATTATGTTCCGTTAATCCCCAGGCTCCGATTACTTTCCCGGAAGCCAGCTGAGGAAGCCATTTGTTTCTTTGCTCTTCATTACCGAATTCATAAATATGATTTGTACAAAGCGAGTTGTGTGCTGCTACAGAAAGTCCAATTGACGGATCTACCTGAGAAATTTCATCAAGAATTGTAACATATTCATGATATCCCAAACCGGAACCTCCATATTGCTCAGGAACTACGACGCCCATAAATCCCATTTCTCCCAACTGGTGAAATAGGTCTTTTGGAAATGTCTGGCTCTCATCCCATTCCATAATATTCGGACGGATATTCTTTTCTGCAAATTCTCTAGCTGTCTCCGCTATCATTTTGATGTTGTCAATAGTCTCTGTATTCATATAGATAATAGTTAGTTCTCAAAGATAATTAAATTGGCGGAATGCTAAAAAATTATTTTATTCATAATATTTTATACCTTAATATGATAATTGCTAGTTTTTTATATTCTAAAAAATAATAGTTTCTTAATAAAACATTCTCTTCTAAAGTGTTTTTATTTTAATATTTTAGAGGTCCAATTTTTAAGGCATGAAAAAATTCTACTTCCTGTTATTTTTATTTCTTCTTATATGGCAGCTCAGGCTCCTGCCGGATATTATAATGGCACTGCCGGATTAACCGGTTATGCCCTAAAATCCAAGCTGCATGATATTATTTCTGAAAAATCTATAAGCTGGCATTACAGTACTCATCTTCCCAATCTTTATAACCAAACAGATCTCGATGTTTACTATGACCATACTCCGGCAGACAATACCAGTTTTCTTTTGGATATTTATTCTGAAATACCGAACGGCCCGGATGCGTATGAGTATACCAGCAGTCAATTAGGGGGTGGCAGCGCAGAGGGTACAGGATACAACAGAGAGCATATGATGCCTCAAAGTACATTCTACAGTAACTATCCCATGTATTCGGATCTGTTCTATGTAATTCCTACTGATGCTAAAATCAATCAGATGAGGAGCAATTATCCTTATGGAATTGCCAGTACAGTTCCGGCTAACATTCTGGCTACCTTTACC encodes the following:
- a CDS encoding DinB family protein is translated as MIKQALLGEFLHEAENTRKILKAIPDSALDWKPSEKNWTTGQLASHIAEVYNWYEPTFNQDTFDMGLYVYDKGDISKAENILAKFEENVAKAQKVLEDSDENTYFNEWKMVMNGNILFPPSPKVQVIRGFLYNHLYHHRGELVVYLRSTGNTVPGLYGPTADDRI
- a CDS encoding acyl-CoA dehydrogenase family protein, with the translated sequence MNTETIDNIKMIAETAREFAEKNIRPNIMEWDESQTFPKDLFHQLGEMGFMGVVVPEQYGGSGLGYHEYVTILDEISQVDPSIGLSVAAHNSLCTNHIYEFGNEEQRNKWLPQLASGKVIGAWGLTEHNTGSDSGGMSTTAVKDGDDWIINGAKNFITHAISGDIAVVMTRTGEKGAKNNSTAFVLEKGMPGFTSGKKENKLGMRASETAELIFDNVRVPDSHRLGEVGEGFKQAMKILDGGRISIAALSLGTARGAYKAALKYAKERHQFGKAISEFQAINFMLADMATEIDAAELLIQRAATLKNAKQKMTKEGAMAKLYASEACVRIANNAVQIFGGYGYTKDFPAEKFYRDSKLCTIGEGTSEIQRLVIGRDITK